The following are encoded together in the Parabacteroides chongii genome:
- a CDS encoding YjjG family noncanonical pyrimidine nucleotidase translates to MKYKNLFIDLDDTLWDTYHNNKECLEEIYTDHHLDRYYASFEAFFDIYWPHNELLWKQYRAGEIDRQTLIVDRFRYVLRPLGIEDTKSVLAVNNDFLQRTTTKTGLVPGAIELLEYLRPSYRMYILSNGFREVQDKKLRNSGLAPYFTRMILSEDAGIQKPHKGIFDFALINTNSRRSETLMIGDCFEADIFGAHQSKIDQLWFNPQGLPPQEFTPTYTVKSLEEIKGIL, encoded by the coding sequence ATGAAATACAAAAACCTCTTTATAGATCTAGACGATACCCTTTGGGATACGTACCACAATAATAAAGAATGCCTCGAAGAGATTTATACCGATCACCACTTGGATCGGTATTACGCCTCTTTCGAGGCTTTCTTCGATATCTACTGGCCGCACAACGAGTTGCTCTGGAAGCAATATCGGGCAGGCGAGATCGACCGTCAGACGCTTATTGTCGACCGTTTCCGTTACGTGCTCCGTCCACTGGGTATTGAAGATACCAAATCGGTGCTTGCCGTCAACAACGATTTCCTGCAACGTACGACAACCAAGACCGGACTGGTTCCCGGAGCGATCGAGTTGCTGGAATACCTGCGCCCATCCTACCGCATGTATATTTTATCGAATGGTTTCCGCGAAGTACAGGACAAAAAACTCCGCAATTCCGGACTGGCACCTTACTTTACCCGGATGATCCTTTCAGAAGATGCCGGCATACAAAAACCTCATAAGGGTATTTTCGACTTCGCTTTGATCAATACCAATTCACGCCGTAGTGAAACACTGATGATCGGCGACTGTTTCGAAGCCGATATTTTCGGTGCCCACCAATCCAAAATAGACCAACTTTGGTTCAATCCACAGGGATTACCTCCCCAGGAGTTTACTCCAACCTATACGGTTAAAAGCCTGGAAGAGATAAAAGGAATATTATAA
- a CDS encoding peptide chain release factor 3, with translation MSQYSEEIKRRRTFAIVSHPDAGKTTLTEKLLLFGGAIHVAGAVKSNKIKKTATSDWMEIEKQRGISVATSVMAFDYENHKVNILDTPGHQDFAEDTFRTLTAVDSVIIVIDIAKGVEAQTRKLMEVCRMRKTPVIVFVNKMDRDGKDPFDLLDEIEEELHINVRPLSWPIDMGQRFKGVYNIYEQKLDLYTPSKQYVTEKIEFNDINSPELENHIGDTLAEKLRSDIELIEGVYPEFDVDTYLRGDIAPVFFGSALNNFGVKELLDCFVKIAPSPRPIQAVERVVEPEEDNFTGFVFKIHANMDPNHRSCIAFVKICSGRFERNAPYKHVRFGKQLRFSSPTAFMAQKKETVDEAFAGDIIGLPDTGNFKIGDTLTAGEELHFKGLPSFSPEMFKYIENADPMKAKQLNKGIEQLMDEGVAQLFTNQFNGRKIIGTVGQLQFEVIQYRLLHEYGAQCKWEPISLYKACWIESDNQAALDNFKKRKSQYMALDKEGRDVYLADSGYVLTMAQQDFPDIKFHFTSEF, from the coding sequence ATGAGTCAGTATTCAGAAGAGATTAAAAGAAGAAGAACGTTTGCTATTGTCAGCCACCCGGATGCCGGTAAGACCACATTAACGGAAAAACTGCTGTTGTTCGGTGGTGCGATCCATGTGGCGGGTGCCGTAAAATCCAATAAGATTAAGAAGACGGCAACCTCCGACTGGATGGAAATAGAAAAACAACGTGGAATCTCCGTTGCAACCTCTGTGATGGCTTTCGACTATGAGAATCATAAAGTAAATATCCTCGATACACCCGGTCACCAGGATTTCGCCGAAGATACGTTCCGTACATTGACTGCCGTAGACAGTGTTATTATCGTAATCGACATCGCCAAAGGTGTGGAAGCACAGACCCGTAAGTTGATGGAAGTCTGCCGTATGCGTAAAACGCCGGTGATCGTGTTTGTCAACAAGATGGACCGTGACGGTAAGGATCCTTTCGACCTTTTGGATGAGATTGAAGAAGAATTGCATATCAACGTGCGTCCTTTGAGCTGGCCGATCGACATGGGACAGCGTTTCAAAGGGGTATATAATATATATGAACAGAAACTTGACCTTTACACACCGAGCAAACAGTATGTGACGGAGAAGATCGAGTTTAACGATATCAACAGTCCCGAACTGGAAAACCATATCGGCGATACGCTGGCTGAAAAGCTTCGTTCGGATATCGAACTGATCGAGGGTGTTTATCCGGAGTTCGATGTGGATACGTATCTGAGAGGGGATATTGCTCCTGTCTTTTTCGGTTCTGCCTTGAACAACTTCGGTGTAAAGGAATTGCTGGATTGCTTTGTCAAGATCGCGCCGTCTCCCCGTCCTATCCAGGCTGTGGAGCGTGTCGTTGAACCGGAAGAGGATAACTTTACCGGCTTTGTTTTTAAGATACATGCGAATATGGACCCGAACCACCGCAGTTGTATCGCTTTCGTAAAAATCTGTTCCGGTCGTTTCGAGCGGAATGCTCCTTATAAACATGTCCGTTTCGGTAAGCAACTGCGTTTCAGCAGTCCGACGGCATTCATGGCTCAGAAGAAAGAGACGGTGGATGAGGCTTTTGCCGGTGACATCATCGGTCTGCCGGATACCGGTAACTTCAAGATCGGTGATACGTTGACAGCTGGTGAAGAGCTTCACTTCAAGGGATTGCCGAGCTTCTCGCCGGAAATGTTCAAATACATTGAAAATGCGGATCCGATGAAGGCCAAGCAGTTGAACAAGGGTATCGAACAGTTGATGGACGAAGGGGTTGCACAGCTCTTTACCAACCAGTTCAATGGTCGCAAGATCATCGGTACGGTAGGACAATTGCAGTTTGAAGTAATTCAGTACCGTCTGCTACATGAATATGGTGCTCAATGTAAATGGGAACCGATCAGTCTTTATAAAGCCTGTTGGATCGAAAGTGACAATCAGGCTGCCCTGGATAATTTCAAAAAACGTAAATCGCAGTATATGGCGCTCGACAAAGAGGGGCGCGATGTCTACCTGGCTGATTCCGGCTACGTCTTGACAATGGCACAACAGGATTTCCCGGATATCAAGTTCCATTTTACGTCGGAATTTTGA
- the rfbD gene encoding dTDP-4-dehydrorhamnose reductase, protein MKTVLVTGANGQLGNSIRLLAENHPGYNFLFTDVDTLDITNPAAVRGMIKDNQVDFVLNCAAYTAVEKAEEEEALCRRINAFAVGVLGKAAHEAGAKMIHVSTDYVFSGTSYRPYVETDVTCPISTYGRTKLAGEEILQEVCPDAVIIRTAWLYSEFGSNFVKTVLRLGKERDQLGFVFDQIGTPTYAGDLAAAILAVVTADERNAFVPGIYHFSNEGVCSWYDFTVKILQIAGIDCHVLPIETKDYPTKAVRPPYSVLNKKKIKTTYGITIPHWEESLRLCMEKL, encoded by the coding sequence ATGAAAACAGTATTAGTAACCGGTGCCAACGGGCAGCTGGGCAATTCTATTCGCCTGCTGGCAGAGAACCATCCGGGATATAATTTCCTTTTTACGGATGTCGATACGTTGGACATTACGAATCCTGCTGCTGTGCGGGGGATGATAAAGGATAATCAGGTTGATTTTGTATTAAACTGCGCTGCCTATACGGCAGTCGAGAAGGCGGAAGAGGAGGAAGCCCTGTGCCGCCGTATCAATGCTTTTGCTGTCGGTGTGCTGGGAAAAGCGGCACATGAAGCCGGAGCAAAGATGATCCATGTCTCTACCGATTATGTTTTCAGCGGAACAAGCTACCGTCCTTATGTGGAGACAGACGTTACTTGTCCGATTTCCACTTACGGGCGGACCAAGTTGGCCGGTGAAGAGATCCTGCAGGAAGTTTGTCCGGATGCAGTTATTATCCGTACGGCATGGCTTTATTCTGAGTTCGGCTCTAATTTCGTAAAGACCGTACTTCGTTTGGGTAAGGAGCGTGACCAATTAGGCTTTGTCTTCGACCAGATCGGAACGCCGACCTATGCGGGTGATTTGGCTGCTGCGATTTTGGCAGTGGTAACAGCCGATGAGCGGAATGCTTTCGTGCCGGGAATCTACCATTTCTCGAACGAGGGTGTTTGTAGTTGGTACGATTTCACGGTAAAAATCCTGCAGATTGCCGGAATCGATTGTCATGTATTGCCGATCGAAACGAAAGATTATCCGACAAAGGCAGTACGCCCGCCTTATAGCGTGCTGAATAAGAAGAAGATAAAAACAACCTACGGTATCACTATCCCGCATTGGGAAGAGAGTCTTCGCCTCTGTATGGAGAAACTTTAG
- a CDS encoding DUF4924 family protein has translation MIVAKQKRKENIAEYLLYMWQVEDLIRANQFDLDSIRRTVIAQYDQPEEVKEEIAKWYEELIDMMRSEGVMEKGHIQLNKNVIIALTDLHLRLLKSPKEMIYGAAYYKTLPYIVQLRAKSGGEDLPELETCFNAIYGYLLLRMQGKTVSPETQEAIKQISSFLALLAEKYREDMNGELKLED, from the coding sequence ATGATTGTAGCGAAACAAAAAAGAAAAGAAAATATAGCCGAGTATTTGTTGTACATGTGGCAGGTGGAAGACCTGATACGTGCCAATCAGTTTGATCTCGATTCGATCCGCCGGACGGTGATTGCCCAATATGACCAGCCGGAAGAGGTGAAAGAGGAGATTGCCAAATGGTATGAGGAACTGATCGATATGATGCGTAGCGAGGGTGTCATGGAAAAAGGACATATCCAGCTGAACAAGAACGTGATCATAGCCCTGACCGACCTGCACCTGCGGCTGTTGAAGTCGCCTAAAGAGATGATCTACGGGGCGGCTTATTATAAAACGCTTCCTTATATAGTACAGCTCCGAGCAAAGTCCGGGGGGGAAGACTTGCCGGAACTGGAGACCTGTTTTAATGCAATCTATGGTTATCTGCTTCTTCGTATGCAGGGGAAAACCGTCAGTCCGGAAACACAGGAAGCGATTAAACAGATCAGTTCTTTCCTGGCTCTTTTAGCCGAGAAGTATCGTGAAGATATGAACGGAGAATTGAAATTAGAAGATTAA
- a CDS encoding Mur ligase family protein, with translation MRKVHLISVTEPLVLDLALAIHEKGYEVSVSGDGMTEEVIAKLHTAGCTCHGNGWFPERLTKDNNFVVLGATVKQDNPELIKAKELGLLILSIPEFIFQRTKEKTRVVVAGSRGKKTVISMIIYALQRQKMVFDYALTSEIPLLPNRVHMSYEARIALIEGDEHVTSALEKRFQLEFFRPHIAILTNLAWTPETDHASPDAYYDTFRNFTTLIEREGKLIYFEGDPAVKQLAEEVREDITAISYGAHPVIEKDGATFLQTRYGEFPIQVPDSYFLTNLNAARLACRQLGVKDADFYRAISEYSVSL, from the coding sequence ATGCGAAAAGTTCATTTAATCTCCGTAACCGAACCTCTTGTGCTTGACCTGGCTTTGGCTATTCATGAGAAGGGATATGAAGTGAGTGTTTCCGGTGATGGTATGACGGAAGAAGTGATAGCGAAGCTGCACACTGCTGGTTGTACATGTCATGGAAACGGATGGTTTCCGGAGAGATTAACAAAGGATAATAATTTTGTCGTTTTGGGCGCCACTGTCAAGCAGGATAATCCGGAACTGATAAAAGCTAAGGAATTAGGGTTATTGATTCTCTCTATACCTGAATTCATATTTCAGCGGACCAAAGAGAAAACTCGGGTAGTCGTTGCGGGAAGCCGCGGAAAGAAAACGGTTATCTCGATGATCATTTATGCCCTCCAGCGGCAGAAGATGGTTTTCGATTATGCCCTGACCAGCGAAATCCCTTTGTTGCCGAATCGTGTGCATATGAGCTACGAGGCGCGTATTGCCCTGATAGAAGGCGATGAACATGTTACATCGGCATTGGAGAAACGTTTCCAGCTGGAGTTTTTCCGTCCTCACATCGCGATACTGACCAATCTGGCCTGGACACCGGAAACGGATCACGCCAGCCCGGATGCCTATTACGATACATTCAGGAATTTTACGACCTTGATCGAACGGGAAGGGAAGCTGATCTATTTCGAGGGGGATCCGGCTGTGAAACAGTTGGCTGAAGAGGTGCGTGAAGACATTACCGCTATCTCTTACGGTGCGCATCCTGTGATCGAAAAGGACGGTGCCACTTTCCTCCAGACCCGTTACGGCGAATTTCCGATACAGGTCCCGGACAGTTATTTCCTGACGAATCTGAATGCTGCACGCCTGGCATGCCGCCAGTTAGGTGTTAAAGATGCTGATTTTTATCGGGCGATATCCGAATATAGTGTATCTTTGTAG